In the genome of Gloeotrichia echinulata CP02, one region contains:
- a CDS encoding PD-(D/E)XK nuclease superfamily protein codes for MTQGGRAVISGNVLEKAVEGTLLGHGYLQVGSDLPKKKRHACLLSSNNILKRYARQVYIGKGIYGSDIYVDFYIIGASSISSGLIIECKWQQTSGSVDEKLPYLNLNIQNCYPAKTVVLIDGGGMKPQAISWLTTQVGYNQNFLALHSLSSFIAWSNNNL; via the coding sequence ATGACTCAAGGTGGAAGAGCGGTTATTTCTGGCAATGTCTTGGAAAAAGCTGTAGAAGGCACTTTGCTGGGACATGGATATCTTCAAGTAGGCTCTGATTTACCAAAAAAAAAGCGCCATGCATGTCTTTTAAGCTCGAACAATATATTAAAACGATATGCAAGACAGGTTTATATAGGAAAGGGAATTTATGGTAGTGACATATATGTAGATTTTTATATTATTGGTGCTAGCTCAATTTCATCTGGTCTGATTATTGAGTGTAAATGGCAGCAAACTAGCGGTTCAGTTGATGAAAAGCTCCCTTACCTCAACTTGAATATTCAAAATTGCTATCCTGCAAAAACAGTTGTATTAATTGACGGTGGAGGAATGAAACCACAGGCTATATCTTGGTTAACCACACAGGTTGGTTACAATCAAAATTTCCTTGCACTCCATAGCTTAAGTTCATTTATTGCCTGGTCTAATAATAATCTTTAA
- a CDS encoding DNA adenine methylase — MVSQIHQATCPRPFLKWAGGKSRLIQQYIPYLPKNYKTYYEPFLGGGAVFFYLQPPTAILTDINAELITTYCCVRDQVEELICLLKEHKSRHNRDYYYDVRANPGRTDLEQAARLIYLNKTCFNGLYRVNSQGQFNVPLGRYENPNICHEDLLRSASVALANAKIKHANFVDVLNHGTSSDDFVYFDPPYYPVSQTSNFTRYSSYCFDEMQQVQLRDVFVKLAERGVKVMLSNSDCQFIRELYGGFNIHIILAARAINSNAKKRGKITEVLVTSY, encoded by the coding sequence ATGGTAAGTCAAATTCATCAAGCAACTTGTCCACGTCCGTTTTTGAAGTGGGCTGGGGGTAAAAGTCGGTTGATTCAACAATATATTCCCTATTTACCCAAGAATTACAAGACTTACTATGAGCCATTCTTAGGTGGTGGGGCTGTTTTTTTCTATCTGCAACCACCAACGGCAATTTTAACTGATATTAACGCTGAATTAATTACTACTTATTGCTGCGTTCGCGATCAAGTAGAGGAATTAATCTGTCTTCTTAAAGAGCATAAAAGCCGACATAATAGAGATTATTACTATGATGTTCGAGCTAATCCTGGCAGAACAGATTTAGAACAAGCTGCCCGTCTAATTTATCTAAACAAAACTTGTTTTAACGGTCTTTATCGGGTAAATTCTCAGGGGCAGTTTAATGTGCCCTTGGGCAGATACGAAAATCCTAATATTTGTCATGAGGACTTATTGCGTTCAGCTTCAGTAGCACTTGCTAACGCCAAAATTAAACATGCAAATTTTGTAGATGTGTTGAATCATGGAACTAGTAGTGATGATTTTGTCTATTTTGATCCACCATACTATCCTGTAAGTCAAACTAGCAATTTTACACGTTACAGTAGCTATTGTTTTGATGAAATGCAGCAAGTTCAATTAAGAGATGTATTTGTTAAATTAGCTGAACGTGGTGTTAAAGTCATGTTATCTAATTCAGACTGTCAATTTATTCGTGAGCTTTATGGTGGTTTTAATATTCACATTATACTAGCGGCGAGAGCAATTAATTCTAACGCCAAAAAACGGGGTAAAATCACAGAAGTATTAGTCACTTCCTATTAA
- a CDS encoding DUF4327 family protein has protein sequence MSVNTVPSINYYSLNVIQDEARRLVQKGMISRQQPIYTLCQYIPAREWVCVECELEKCDFLLRDRIGDLIGREEWDND, from the coding sequence ATGAGTGTGAATACGGTGCCCTCTATCAATTACTACTCTCTGAACGTAATTCAGGACGAAGCACGCCGACTGGTGCAAAAGGGAATGATCAGCCGACAACAGCCCATATATACACTCTGCCAATACATTCCAGCGAGAGAGTGGGTTTGCGTTGAATGTGAACTAGAAAAATGTGACTTTTTGTTACGTGATCGCATTGGCGATTTGATTGGTCGTGAAGAATGGGACAACGACTAA
- the rbfA gene encoding 30S ribosome-binding factor RbfA, which yields MATNRRVSRVAELIKREVSQMLLHGIKDDRVGTGMVSVTDVDVSGDLQHAKIFVSIYGSEEAKAETMAGLKSATGYVRTELGARVRLRRTPEVIFVEDRSLERGTKVLTLLSKLKDERPQADLSGENDNSRDDDDDEF from the coding sequence ATGGCTACAAATCGCCGCGTTTCCCGCGTTGCTGAATTGATCAAACGGGAAGTTAGCCAAATGCTGCTCCACGGTATCAAGGATGACCGCGTGGGCACAGGAATGGTAAGTGTCACTGATGTTGATGTTTCTGGCGACCTGCAACACGCCAAAATCTTTGTCAGCATTTATGGTAGCGAAGAAGCTAAGGCAGAGACAATGGCAGGCTTAAAATCGGCAACTGGTTACGTCCGTACCGAACTCGGTGCTAGGGTAAGGCTACGTCGCACACCAGAAGTCATATTTGTCGAAGACCGTTCCTTAGAACGCGGTACTAAGGTACTGACGCTATTGAGCAAACTCAAAGATGAGCGTCCCCAGGCAGATTTGTCAGGAGAAAATGACAACAGCCGCGATGATGATGATGATGAATTTTAG
- a CDS encoding DUF751 family protein yields MFDGFWDNVLRYPRYLITIVLGIFLNTFEPLFPFLKRPVTLIAILGLLAASLAFMTFTLRAMLGLSAI; encoded by the coding sequence ATGTTTGACGGATTTTGGGATAACGTATTGCGCTACCCCCGCTACCTCATTACTATCGTCTTAGGCATTTTCCTGAACACCTTTGAGCCATTGTTCCCGTTCTTGAAACGGCCAGTCACATTGATCGCCATCTTGGGTTTATTGGCGGCTAGCCTAGCCTTCATGACTTTCACCCTACGAGCGATGCTGGGCTTAAGTGCAATCTAA